CAGAGCTGGCTGTTTTGCGCGCTGTTTTCTAACAGCAGCGTTGCCGTATCTCCTGAAATCTGGGTACGGGAACCATTCAACAAAGCCAATGGCTGCACGGGAGGACGGATATCCAGCTCCTTGCCGACCGCACCATTCAGGGTAACTGGCGGTATATCATAATCCCCGTTCTGCACCGGTAAAATCATCCCGGCAGGCGTATTCAGCGCGTGCAGCGCCGGTGCTTTCAGATAGGATTCATCGCCACTGACCTGACGCTTATAGCGCTGATCGCTGGAACAAGCCGCCAGCAACATCACGAGTGATATGCCAACAACTTTCGCCACCATCGACTTTTGTAATGAATAACTCATTAAATCTCCCTAACGATTACAGCAAACCCGCTTGCTTAAGTGCTTGCCCCATCACCGTACGACCGGAATCGGTCAGCGGTGTCATTGGCAGGCGCAGCGTATCGGTCGCCATGAGTCCCAATTCCTTACAGGCCCACTTCACCGGAATAGGATTGGGTTCAACAAATAATTTCTGATGCAGTGGCATCAGGCGCTGATTTAAACGGCGCGCTTCGACAAAATTACCCTGCGCCGCCAGCTTGCAAAGTTCCGCCATTTCACGCGCAGCAATGTTCGCCGTTACGGAAATCACACCGTTACCACCGAGTTGCATAAAGTCCAGACCGCTGGCGTCATCGCCGCTCAGCAAAATGAAGTCTTCACTAACCAGCTCTTGGATCTGGCTCACCCGACTTAAGTTCCCCGTCGCTTCTTTAATTGCGACAATATTTTTCACTTCGGACAAACGGGCAACAGTTTCCGGCAGCATGTCGCAGCCGGTGCGGGAAGGTACGTTATACAGGATTTGCGGCAGATCGGTATGCTCGGCAATCGCTTTGAAGTGCTGGTACAGGCCTTCCTGCGTCGGTTTATTGTAGTACGGTGTGACCGTCAGGCAGCCAACAACGCCGGTGCCATGAAAGCGTTTAGTCAGTGAAACGCCTTCAGCGGTAGCATTCGCACCGGTTCCAGCGATGACAGGAATACGTCCGTCGCTCAGTTCCAGAGTCAGCAGCACGACATCGCCATGCTCGTCGTGACTCAGCGTGGCGGATTCCCCCGTCGTGCCGACAGAGACAATCGCCGATGTACCGCTAGCGACATGATAATCAATCAGTTTTTTCAAGCTCGCCCGATCGACGGCGCCTTTGGCGTCCATCGGCGTAACTAGCGCAACAATACTTCCCGTAAACATTGGCCATCCCCTCCACAAACAAGTGCTTCATGGTACTTTTGACTTCTATGCAAAAGCAAGCGGACAAGGGCGTTGTAGGTGCCTGACGCAGGTTTTTTTATGACGCAGTAAACGAAATTAAAAATGCTTCTGACGTTTTGGGGAAATCGGCTAGCAAGGATAGCCAACATAGCTCCCGTTTTTTACGGTGGGCTATCCCTGCCCGCCACCCTTCGGGCCGCCGCAAGCGGCGTTAAAAATTGCTCCAGTTTTTTACGGTGGGCTATCCCTGCCCACCGCCCTTTGGGCCGCCGCAAGCGGCGTTAAAAATTGCTCCAGGCAATTTTTTATGTTTACCATGTGATTAATGGGAAAAAAGACAGGAAGCATGATGTTGCCAAGCTCACAAGAACACTATCTGGTTATTACCGCGCTGGGAGTCGATCGCCCCGGTATTGTCAATGCGATTACGCGCCACGTCAGTAGCTGTGGCTGCAACATCGAAGATAGCCGTCTTGCTATGCTGGGCAAAGAGTTCACCTTCATTATGCTGCTGTCCGGTAGCTGGAACGCGATAACGCTGATTGAATCAACTCTGCCGCTGAAAGGCGCGGAGATGGATTTGCTAATCGTGATGAAGCGGACGGAGTCACAGGCTAGCCAACCAACCCCTTCTACCGTCTGGGTGAAGGTTGACGTTGCCGACTCCCCTCACATCATCGAGCGTTTTACCGATTTGTTCGATTCTCACCAGCTAAACATTGCTGAGCTGGTTTCAAAAACCCAGCCTGCCGAGGGTGACAAGCCGCCGCAGCTGTATATTCAGATTGCCGCACACAGTTCTGCCACGCTGGATAGCTCAATTATTGAGCCAGCCTTTCATCAGCTATGTACAGAATTGCACGCACAAGGCAGTATTAGCGTCGTTAACTATGCCCAGTAGCATTTGTGCCCAAGAGTATTGGGCCGCAAGATTATGGGTATATCCACAGCATGAAGAGAAACAAGACGGAGAGTCGTGATGAACACACTGAAAGCCGGTGATATTGCACCGAAATTTAGCTTGCCCGACCAAGATGGCGAACAAGTAAATTTAACCGACTTCCAGGGACAGAAAGTGTTGGTGTATTTCTACCCTAAAGCGATGACGCCAGGATGCACCGTTCAGGCCTGCGGCCTGCGTGATAATATGGACGATTTGAAAAAACATGGCGTTGAAGTTCTCGGTATTAGCACGGACAAATCAGAAAAGCTGTCCCGCTTTGTCGAGAAAGAAGTCTTAAATTTCACGCTGCTTTCTGATGAGGATCATCAGGTTTCAGAAGGGTTTGGCGTTTGGGGAGAAAAAACCTTCATGGGGAAAACCTATGACGGTATTCATCGCATCAGCTTCCTGATCGATGAAAATGGCAAGGTGGAAAAGGTGTTTGACGACTTCAAAACCAGCAACCACCACGACATCGTTCTCGATTATCTGAAAAGCGTCTGATTCACCGCTTTCAGATTTTCCACCGGCACCGTCATACGTGCCGGTTTTTCCTGTTATTCTCCCTCTTCATCACGTTTTTCCATTTGGTCGTTTTCATTCCACCCTCATCTCTGCAATTTTGCTCACCGTAAGCCATATTATTGATGCACAATAGCCATGCTCATATCGCTAAGAGGTGAACCGCGCAGATGATAAAAAAAGCAGCTCGCAATACACAAATCAGCCGTATTGTGATTCAAGGATATAAATCTATCGCCGCCTGTGATGTGGAAATGCGCACGTTGAACATTCTGATCGGGGCTAATGGTGCCGGAAAGTCCAACTTCATGGGATTTTTTCGTCTGGTAACGAACCTACTTGCTCAGCGCTTACAACTTTTTGTTGGCAAAAGTGGTGGGCCTGATGCGCTACTTCACTTTGGGCGTAAAAATAGCCCTTATTTGGAAGGAAATGTCTTCTTTACAGACACAAACTACCATTTCTCTTTGGTGCCGACGAACGATAACCGGATGATGTTTCAATCTGAAGATATATTCCAACAACATGGGCCCGTGATGACCAGTGGTCATTTTGAATCACAGCATAAGACATACCGTTCTTACAATGGCTCAAACAAACTTGATGATATACTTCCTCTGTTAGAAACAGTGGAGGTTTATCATTTAAATGACACGAGTGAAAGCGCCAGGGTTAAACAAATCCACCGTATTAACGATAATGACTATTTACGAGAAGACGGTGCCAATTTAGCCGCATTTCTATTTCGTTTGCAAAAGAATCACACGGCACATTATCAGCGTATTGTGAAAACGATTCAGATGGTCGCTCCTTTCTTTGGCGATTTTTATCTCCGTCCTACGCCGGATAACTCCGACAGTATTCAACTCGAATGGATCGAAAAAGATCAGGATATTCCCTTTAAAGCTCATGAACTGTCCGATGGCACACTGCGTTTCATTCTGCTGGCGACAGTACTGCTCCAACCTGAAACCTACATGCCCAGCGCTATCATCATCGATGAACCTGAATTAGGCCTGCACCCTTATGCCATCAACGTGCTCGCGGCACTCATCAGAAGCGCAAGCGAACAGCACCAACTTATTGTTTCAACACAATCTGTTGAGTTGGTTAATGAATTCGAAGCCGAAGATCTGATCGTCGTGGATAAACATCTTGGCGCCTCCACGTTTAAACGTTTGGATCAAGATTCACTGCAAGAGTGGCTGGAAGATTACAGTTTAGGAGAGCTGTGGAAGAAAAACATACTTGGCGGGAGGCCACAACGATAATCATGACGAGGATTAATGTTTTTGTTGAAGGACAAACGGAAGAAACATTTGTTCGCGATACGTTGGCCCCTTACTTTGTGCGGCAAGGTATTTACCTTAATGCGATTCTGGCACAAACCAGCCGAGGGCATAAAGGTGGAATTGTCAGCTATGGAAAAGTGAAACATCAAATAACCAGGCTGTGCCAGCAAGATAAGAAAGCCTGGGTAACCACGCTGATTGATTATTATGGCCTCCCGACTGATTTCCCAATGGTTGGGCAAGGCAAATCTGTTAATGAAGATATATATTCGTGGATCGAAGATTTGGAAAACACCTTTGATGCCGATATTGCTCAGCCTAATTTTATCGCCAATTTTTTATTACATGAATTTGAAGCGTTGCTATTTTGCGACCCAGAAAAATTCGCAGACTGGCTTGAAGAAAAAAAGCCGATAATTGAACTTAACAATATTAAGCTTGCGTTCGATTCTCCTGAATCCATTAATAATAGCCCACAGACCGCCCCCTCAAAACGTATTCTTTCTGCCATACCAGAATATCAAAAAACGTTACATGGGCCACTGATTGCCGCAGATATTGGGTTGGATACGATTCGTCAGCAATGTCCTCATTTTGAAGACTGGCTACAGCGTCTGGAAGCATTGAAACCGCCTCAGTCCTGATAAAGTTATCTCTGTGAGATGAGATTTCTTCCATGCGGACTTCCACTTTCACCACGTTTTTCCCGCTCGGGCATTTCTTTGTCTGCCATCGCTGGCTAAGATAGTCAGCAGAATGTTTTCATGTTAGCTGTTGATAAGGTTATCTTCCGTTATGTCTATTCGGTTAAGAAAAACGGTCATGTCCGTCCTGTTTGGGACATTACTGGCTGGCAACCTGTTTCCTGCTCAGGCCGACACGCAGGATCGGCTGCCGGATATCGGCACCACCGCAGGCGGTACGCTCAGTATCAATCAGGAACTGGCGATGGGCGATTTTTACGTCCGCCAGTTGCGCGCAGGTGCGCCGCTTATCAACGATCCGCTGCTGTCCAATTATATTAACCAGCTCGGCAACAGATTAGTTAAACAGGCCGATTCGGTGCGTACGCCGTTCCATTTTTACCTGATCCGCAATGATGACATCAACGCCTTCGCCTTCTTCGGCGGCAACGTGGTGCTGCATTCTGCGCTGTTCCGCTATGCCGATAGCGAAAGCGAGCTGGCCTCGGTGCTGGCGCATGAAATCTCCCACGTTACCCAGCGTCATCTGGCACGTAGCATGGAATCACAGCAGCGTAGCGCCCCGCTTACCTGGGTCGGCGCGCTCGGTTCTATTCTGCTGGCGATGGCCAACCCACAGTTGGGGATGGCGGCGCTCAGCGGCACGCTGGCGGGTGCGCAGCAGGGCATGATTACGTTCACGCAGTCGAATGAACAAGAAGCGGATCGCATCGGTATTCAGGTGTTGCAGCGCGCGGGCTTTGATCCACAGGCCATGCCGAATTTCCTGCAAAAGCTGGCGGATCAATCTCGCTATGCCTCCAGACCGCCGGAAATGTTGTTGACTCACCCCTTGCCGGAAAGCCGCCTGTCCGATGCCCGCAACCGCGCCAACCAGATGCGCTCAACGCCAGTGCAATCTTCTCAGGATTTCCTGTTCGCCAAAATACGCACCTTTGGCATGTATGGATCACCGGAACGACCGCTGAGCAACGATCTGCTGGAGCAATGGGAAAAAGGCAACGTGCGGGAGCAGCTAGCTGCGAAGTATGGCCGCGCGATACAGCTTTATCAGGCGAAGAAGTACGATGAAGCACGTAATGTGCTGCAACCGCTGCTAAGCAGCGCGCCTGAAAATCCGTGGTTTCTGGATATGATGACGGACATCGATCTGGGACAAAGCCGCGCGACACAGGCTGTCGCCCGTTTACAAAACGTGCCTGGAATGCAAGCGAACCCGGTACTTCAGCTTAATCTGGCGAATGCTTATGTAGAAGGGAAACAACCTGCTGCCGCCAGCAAAATACTGTATCGCTACACCTACGCACACCCTGACGATTCGAACGGCTGGGATCTGCTGGCACAAGCCGCAGCAGCACAAGGACAGCGGGCAGAAGAACTGGCCGCACGAGCGGAGAGTCTGGCCCTCAGCGGTCAGCTCGATCAATCTATTCGATTACTGAGCAACGCGAGTTCACTAGTCAAATTGGGGAGTCTGGAACAGGCGCGTTACGACGCCCGCATCGACCAGCTCCGCCAGTTACAGCAGCGCTTTCGCCAGTACCAAAAATCCTGATAAGGAGCATGACGATGACACCGTCTCCAACCAAAACATCCGTGACGATTTACCACAACCCGCGCTGCTCTAAGAGCCGTGAAACGCTGGCGCTGTTGCAAGAACACAATATTACGCCTGACGTCGTGCTCTATCTCGACACGCCGCCCGATGCCGCGACGCTGGCACAGTTGATCAAGCAGTTGGGCTTTACTAGCGCACGTGAATTGATGAGAACCAAAGAAGAAATTTATCAGCAGTTAGGGCTGTCCGACACAGCACTAACGGAAGCGCAGCTGATTCAGGCGATGACCGATAATCCGAAGCTCATCGAGCGCCCCATCGTCGTGGCGCAAGGTCAGGCTCGAATCGGCCGTCCGCCAGAGCAGGTGCTGGAAATACTGTAGCCGGAAGCAATCCTCAACGACGATTGTTAATAACGATCGTCAATTACAGTCCGAGGATCTCTTTCACAAAAGGAATGGTCAGCTTGCGCTGGGCGGTGATGGAAGCGTGGTCAAGCTGATCGAGCGTCATAAATAACGTGCGCATTTCGCGATCCAGGCGCTTAAGCAGAAAACGGCTGACGTCTTCCGGCAATTCGAACCCGCGCAGTCTGGCACGCAGCTGTAGCGCTTCCCCTTTTTCGTCATCCGACAACGGTTGCAACTTGTAGATTTGTCCCCAATCAAGGCGAGAAGCCAGATCGGGCAGGCGTAAATTCAGCTGACGCGGCGGACGATCGCCGGTAATCAACAGCCGTGCACGCCCTGTTTCCTGAATGCGGTTATACAGATTAAACACCGCCATTTCCCACTCTTCATCGCCCGCGATAGATTCGATGTTATCGATGCACACCAGCGCCAATTGCTCCATCCCTTCCAGCACATCGGGTACAAAGTAGGCGCGTTTATCCAGCGGCACATAGCCCACCGCACGTTCCTGACGCGACAGCTCGGCGCAGGCAGCATGCAGCAGATGGCTGCGCCCGCCCCCTTCGCGTGACCAGAAATAGATGTAGCTACCATGCTCCTGATACAAAGCATTATTGACGGCGGCAAGAAGAGACGCGTTTTCACCCGGATAGAAACTGGCAAATGTTTCGTCATCGGGTAAGTAGAGTGGCAATGAAAGCTGTGCCGGCGTGTTCAGAATCACCTCAAGCAAAACGGGCAGGAAACGGATCTAGTTTATCACAGAAACCGAGCCCTGTTGAGGACGCAATACGCACGGCCTCAACAGGGGGAATGATGCGGCTATGAACGCGCGTCGTTCTCTTCCGGCGCATCGAGGATCTCTTCCTCTTTGCGGAACAGGCTGATGACCTTAAACACCAGACTCATGCCGATACCGACAACCGTCGCCAGCGCCATGCCTTTCAGTTCGGTCGAGCCCAGATGCACTTTCGCGCCACTGACGCCGATGATCAGAATCACGGAGGTCAGGATCAGGTTTTGTGCTTTGTTGTAATCCACTTTGGATTCAATCAGCACACGAATACCGGACGCACCAATTACGCCGTACAGCAGCAGCGACACGCCGCCCATGACCGGAACCGGTACAGCCTGAATCGCCGCTGCCAGTTTGCCCACGCAAGAGAGCAGGATCGCGAGGATCGCCGCACCGCCGATCACCCAGGTGCTGTACACTTTGGTAATCGCCAGCACGCCGATATTTTCGCCGTAGGTCGTGTTCGGCGTGGAGCCAAAGAAGCCGGACAGCACGGTAGAAATCCCATTGGCGAACATGGAGCGGTGCAGCCCCGGTTCACGCATCAGGTCTTTCTTCACGATATTCGCCGTTACCACCAGATGGCCGACGTGTTCCGCAATCACCACCAGCGCCGCGGGCAGAATCGCCAGAATGGCAAACCACTCAAAGCGTGGCGTATAGAATGTTGGCATCGCGAACCAGTGCGCTTCACGAATCGGGGTTAAATCGACCACGCCCAGCGCGAACGACAGCGCATAGCCAGCGAGCACCCCGATCAGAATCGGGATAATCGCCAGGAAGCCGCGAAACAGCACCGAACCCAGAATGGTGATCGCCAGCGTCGCCAGTGAAATCGTCACCGCGGTGGAATCAACAGACGTGCCATCGGCAGGCAGCAACCCAGCCATTCCTGCCGCGACACCCGCCAGTTCAAGACCGATAACGGCGACAATCGCCCCCATCGCCGCAGGCGGGAACAGCACATTCAGCCAGCCGGTGCCCGCTTTCTTAACAATCAGCGCCACCAGACAGAACAACACGCCGCACATAATAAAACCACCCAGTGCGACTTCATACCCCAGCGGTAACAGCAGTAAAACTGGGGAAATAAACGCGAAGCTCGATCCTAAATACGCTGGGATTTTGCCCTTACATATGAATAAATAAAGCAGCGTCCCCACACCGTTGAATAACAGTACGGTGGCTGGATTGATCTTGAACAGAATGGGTACCAGAACGGTAGCGCCAAACATCGCAAACAGATGCTGGAAACTCAACGGGATGGTTTGTAACAAGGGTGGTCGTTCACTTACCCCGATGGCGCGACGAGTCATCTTCAATATCCTCTGTAGTGTTGTTATTTATGTGTCTTCTTATGGCAGCCAGACTTATCCCGCCCCACCGCGGTGATGAAGCAAGAAAAGGTTGACTGCTGATGTAATAAAGCACCGCATGTGACGAAACACAGGCTCTGGCGCACCATAGGAAATACTTAGGTTTACGCCAAAAAAAAGCCGACTATCAAGTCGGCTTACCTGTTATTTCGTACCAAATATTTTATCGCCCGCATCACCGAGGCCCGGCATGATGTAACCCTGCTCGTTGAGGCCTTTATCGATGGATGCCGTGTAAAGCTCGACATCGGGGTGGGCTTTTTCCAGTGCGGCAATCCCTTCTGGCGCCGCGACCAATACCAGTACCTTAATACTGTGACAACCCGCTTTTTTCAGCAGGTCGATCGTCGCGATCATTGAGCCACCGGTTGCCAGCATGGGGTCAACCACCAGCGCCATGCGCTCTTCGATATTAGAAACCAGCTTCTGGAAATAAGGAACAGGCTCTAGCGTCTCTTCATCACGGTAGATGCCGACAACGCTGATACGCGCGCTAGGCACATTTTCCAGCACGCCGTCCATCATCCCCAATCCTGCACGCAGAATCGGTACGACGGTAATTTTCTTGCCTTTGATCTGATCGACTTCAACCGGACCGCACCAGCCATCAATGGTGACTTTTTCGGTTGCCAGATCAGCCGTCGCTTCGTAAGTCAGCAAACTTCCCACTTCGGAAGCCAGCTCACGAAAACGCTTCGTGCTAATATCGTTCTCACGCATCAAACCTAGTTTGTGTTTGACGAGTGGGTGTTTCACCTCGACGATCTTCATCATTATCTCCCCATCGGCTAGTAGACGGACAAAAACGCCAAGCGCGTTTTTAAACACCGCTTGCGGCGGCCCGCAGGGCGGCGGGCATGAGAGCCCGTCGTAAAAAAAATCGCGGGATTATACCGCCTTTTTTACTTAGCGCCATATGATTAAGCCTGATCCAGATCAACCGAGGAAAGAAATTGTCGCCATTAACGAAAAATAGCCAGCCGATGACTCATCACTCGCAAACGATTGCCTACACTGTTAGAATTAGCGCGCATTATTTTTACCACAGTATGTTTTCTAAATACCGTGTTTTCTGAATACGACCCGTAACCTTCGTGGGGACTCAGCAGTGACCGACAAAACCTCTCTCAGCTATAAAGACGCAGGCGTGGATATCGATGCGGGTAATGCATTGGTAGACCGTATCAAAGGTGTAGTGAAACAGACCCGTCGCCCGGAAGTTATGGGTGGATTGGGTGGTTTCGGTGCCTTGTGCGCCTTACCGCAAAAATACCGCGAACCGATTCTGGTTTCCGGCACTGACGGAGTCGGCACCAAACTGCGCCTGGCGATGGACCTGAAACGCCACGATACCATTGGTATCGATCTGGTTGCGATGTGCGTGAACGATCTGGTCGTTCAGGGCGCTGAGCCGCTGTTCTTCCTCGACTACTACGCCACGGGCAAGCTGGATGTCGACACCGCTGCCAGCGTCATTACCGGTATCGCGGAAGGCTGTAAGCAATCAGGCTGTGCGCTGGTCGGTGGCGAAACCGCCGAAATGCCGGGCATGTATCACGGCGAAGACTACGACGTTGCTGGCTTCTGCGTCGGTGTGGTAGAAAAATCAGAAATTATTGACGGCAGCAAAGTGCAGAACGGCGATGTTCTGGTTGCCCTCGCTTCTAGCGGCCCGCACTCAAACGGCTATTCGCTGGTGCGCAAAGTGCTTGAAGTCAGCAAGACCGATCCAGAGCAGTTCGAGCTGGAAGGCAAATCGCTGGCCGACCACCTACTGGCCCCGACCAAAATCTACGTGAAGTCCATACTTTCCCTGATTGAGAAAGTCGATGTCCATGCGATTTCTCACCTGACCGGCGGCGGCTTCTGGGAAAATATCCCACGCGTGCTGCCAGAAGGCATGCAGGCGACAATCGACGAATCCAGCTGGCAATGGCCTGCTGTTTTCAACTGGCTGCAACAAGCCGGTAATGTCAGCCGCCACGAAATGTATCGTACTTTCAACTGCGGTGTTGGTATGATCATCGCACTGCCAGCCGAACAGGCAGACGAGGCCGTTGCATTACTCAACAGCAGCGGCGAAAACGCATGGAAAATCGGCGTCATTACTCAAACCGATGCCGGAGACGCAGTGGTTATTAACTGATGAAAAACATCGTTGTGCTGATTTCAGGTCATGGAAGCAACTTGCAGGCGTTAATTGACGCCTGTAAAAACGGACGCCTTAAAGGAAAGATCGCCGCCGTATTCAGTAATAATGCGGAGGCTTACGGGCTAGAACGCGCACAGGATGCGGATATTCCTACGTGCGTCCTGAACCCTGAAGACTTTGCCGACCGTGCTGCATTTGATGCCGCACTGGCAAACGAAATTGAGCAATATGAACCGGCGCTGGTGATCTTAGCAGGCTACATGCGGATTCTTAGCCCGGAATTTGTTGCCCAGTTTGCTGGCAAAATGCTGAACATT
This genomic interval from Pectobacterium aquaticum contains the following:
- the dapA gene encoding 4-hydroxy-tetrahydrodipicolinate synthase, encoding MFTGSIVALVTPMDAKGAVDRASLKKLIDYHVASGTSAIVSVGTTGESATLSHDEHGDVVLLTLELSDGRIPVIAGTGANATAEGVSLTKRFHGTGVVGCLTVTPYYNKPTQEGLYQHFKAIAEHTDLPQILYNVPSRTGCDMLPETVARLSEVKNIVAIKEATGNLSRVSQIQELVSEDFILLSGDDASGLDFMQLGGNGVISVTANIAAREMAELCKLAAQGNFVEARRLNQRLMPLHQKLFVEPNPIPVKWACKELGLMATDTLRLPMTPLTDSGRTVMGQALKQAGLL
- a CDS encoding glycine cleavage system transcriptional repressor; translated protein: MLPSSQEHYLVITALGVDRPGIVNAITRHVSSCGCNIEDSRLAMLGKEFTFIMLLSGSWNAITLIESTLPLKGAEMDLLIVMKRTESQASQPTPSTVWVKVDVADSPHIIERFTDLFDSHQLNIAELVSKTQPAEGDKPPQLYIQIAAHSSATLDSSIIEPAFHQLCTELHAQGSISVVNYAQ
- the bcp gene encoding thioredoxin-dependent thiol peroxidase — encoded protein: MNTLKAGDIAPKFSLPDQDGEQVNLTDFQGQKVLVYFYPKAMTPGCTVQACGLRDNMDDLKKHGVEVLGISTDKSEKLSRFVEKEVLNFTLLSDEDHQVSEGFGVWGEKTFMGKTYDGIHRISFLIDENGKVEKVFDDFKTSNHHDIVLDYLKSV
- a CDS encoding AAA family ATPase encodes the protein MKKAARNTQISRIVIQGYKSIAACDVEMRTLNILIGANGAGKSNFMGFFRLVTNLLAQRLQLFVGKSGGPDALLHFGRKNSPYLEGNVFFTDTNYHFSLVPTNDNRMMFQSEDIFQQHGPVMTSGHFESQHKTYRSYNGSNKLDDILPLLETVEVYHLNDTSESARVKQIHRINDNDYLREDGANLAAFLFRLQKNHTAHYQRIVKTIQMVAPFFGDFYLRPTPDNSDSIQLEWIEKDQDIPFKAHELSDGTLRFILLATVLLQPETYMPSAIIIDEPELGLHPYAINVLAALIRSASEQHQLIVSTQSVELVNEFEAEDLIVVDKHLGASTFKRLDQDSLQEWLEDYSLGELWKKNILGGRPQR
- a CDS encoding DUF4276 family protein translates to MTRINVFVEGQTEETFVRDTLAPYFVRQGIYLNAILAQTSRGHKGGIVSYGKVKHQITRLCQQDKKAWVTTLIDYYGLPTDFPMVGQGKSVNEDIYSWIEDLENTFDADIAQPNFIANFLLHEFEALLFCDPEKFADWLEEKKPIIELNNIKLAFDSPESINNSPQTAPSKRILSAIPEYQKTLHGPLIAADIGLDTIRQQCPHFEDWLQRLEALKPPQS
- a CDS encoding M48 family metalloprotease is translated as MSVLFGTLLAGNLFPAQADTQDRLPDIGTTAGGTLSINQELAMGDFYVRQLRAGAPLINDPLLSNYINQLGNRLVKQADSVRTPFHFYLIRNDDINAFAFFGGNVVLHSALFRYADSESELASVLAHEISHVTQRHLARSMESQQRSAPLTWVGALGSILLAMANPQLGMAALSGTLAGAQQGMITFTQSNEQEADRIGIQVLQRAGFDPQAMPNFLQKLADQSRYASRPPEMLLTHPLPESRLSDARNRANQMRSTPVQSSQDFLFAKIRTFGMYGSPERPLSNDLLEQWEKGNVREQLAAKYGRAIQLYQAKKYDEARNVLQPLLSSAPENPWFLDMMTDIDLGQSRATQAVARLQNVPGMQANPVLQLNLANAYVEGKQPAAASKILYRYTYAHPDDSNGWDLLAQAAAAQGQRAEELAARAESLALSGQLDQSIRLLSNASSLVKLGSLEQARYDARIDQLRQLQQRFRQYQKS
- the arsC gene encoding arsenate reductase (glutaredoxin) (This arsenate reductase requires both glutathione and glutaredoxin to convert arsenate to arsenite, after which the efflux transporter formed by ArsA and ArsB can extrude the arsenite from the cell, providing resistance.); translation: MTPSPTKTSVTIYHNPRCSKSRETLALLQEHNITPDVVLYLDTPPDAATLAQLIKQLGFTSARELMRTKEEIYQQLGLSDTALTEAQLIQAMTDNPKLIERPIVVAQGQARIGRPPEQVLEIL
- the hda gene encoding DnaA inactivator Hda: MILNTPAQLSLPLYLPDDETFASFYPGENASLLAAVNNALYQEHGSYIYFWSREGGGRSHLLHAACAELSRQERAVGYVPLDKRAYFVPDVLEGMEQLALVCIDNIESIAGDEEWEMAVFNLYNRIQETGRARLLITGDRPPRQLNLRLPDLASRLDWGQIYKLQPLSDDEKGEALQLRARLRGFELPEDVSRFLLKRLDREMRTLFMTLDQLDHASITAQRKLTIPFVKEILGL
- the uraA gene encoding uracil permease; protein product: MTRRAIGVSERPPLLQTIPLSFQHLFAMFGATVLVPILFKINPATVLLFNGVGTLLYLFICKGKIPAYLGSSFAFISPVLLLLPLGYEVALGGFIMCGVLFCLVALIVKKAGTGWLNVLFPPAAMGAIVAVIGLELAGVAAGMAGLLPADGTSVDSTAVTISLATLAITILGSVLFRGFLAIIPILIGVLAGYALSFALGVVDLTPIREAHWFAMPTFYTPRFEWFAILAILPAALVVIAEHVGHLVVTANIVKKDLMREPGLHRSMFANGISTVLSGFFGSTPNTTYGENIGVLAITKVYSTWVIGGAAILAILLSCVGKLAAAIQAVPVPVMGGVSLLLYGVIGASGIRVLIESKVDYNKAQNLILTSVILIIGVSGAKVHLGSTELKGMALATVVGIGMSLVFKVISLFRKEEEILDAPEENDARS
- the upp gene encoding uracil phosphoribosyltransferase — translated: MKIVEVKHPLVKHKLGLMRENDISTKRFRELASEVGSLLTYEATADLATEKVTIDGWCGPVEVDQIKGKKITVVPILRAGLGMMDGVLENVPSARISVVGIYRDEETLEPVPYFQKLVSNIEERMALVVDPMLATGGSMIATIDLLKKAGCHSIKVLVLVAAPEGIAALEKAHPDVELYTASIDKGLNEQGYIMPGLGDAGDKIFGTK
- the purM gene encoding phosphoribosylformylglycinamidine cyclo-ligase; the protein is MTDKTSLSYKDAGVDIDAGNALVDRIKGVVKQTRRPEVMGGLGGFGALCALPQKYREPILVSGTDGVGTKLRLAMDLKRHDTIGIDLVAMCVNDLVVQGAEPLFFLDYYATGKLDVDTAASVITGIAEGCKQSGCALVGGETAEMPGMYHGEDYDVAGFCVGVVEKSEIIDGSKVQNGDVLVALASSGPHSNGYSLVRKVLEVSKTDPEQFELEGKSLADHLLAPTKIYVKSILSLIEKVDVHAISHLTGGGFWENIPRVLPEGMQATIDESSWQWPAVFNWLQQAGNVSRHEMYRTFNCGVGMIIALPAEQADEAVALLNSSGENAWKIGVITQTDAGDAVVIN
- the purN gene encoding phosphoribosylglycinamide formyltransferase, whose protein sequence is MKNIVVLISGHGSNLQALIDACKNGRLKGKIAAVFSNNAEAYGLERAQDADIPTCVLNPEDFADRAAFDAALANEIEQYEPALVILAGYMRILSPEFVAQFAGKMLNIHPSLLPKYPGLHTHRKALENGDREHGTSVHFVTDELDGGPLILQAKVPVFSDDTEESLSERVKTHEHTIYPMVINWFLNGRLVMRDNEAWLDSVRIPPQGYAAE